ATGTTACTTTGCACTTTAATTTTACACTAGTTTCAGTTGCATCTTTGCACTAGTTGATGGTGCGTCTTTATACAGTTCTCTACTGTATTTTTACATTAGTCTCTAGGTTCTATTGCACCTTTGGGGTCTACTGGATTTTACAATAGTTATCGCTACATTTTTGCACTGTTTTCGACCTCATCTTTACGCTAGTTTCTGTTGCATCTCTACACTAGTTCCAGGGAGTGCATGTGTCAATTTAGTATTTGTCGGTGGGTGCTTAAGAAATAAATTCGGCACACAGATAATGTTGCATTTTATTACTGAGAATCTGCTTGGACAATGTTGTATTTTATTTATGAGAGTCTGCTTGGACAATGTTGTAGATAATAGGACTACTACTTTAGAAGGACAACACCCTTCTTTATCGTCATGGAGGCAATGGAAGAGTTTGGGCATTCAGTTGCTCACGGGGCTGGGCATCACCATCATCATATCAGTACTTTTGGAAGCTCTTGAGCTGGACGACGACCTGTCCCTCTATCTCACCAATTTCTTCAATGTCGTATACATGCTTGccgctgttgttgcttcaaaagaaggCCTATACGGGTTCTCTGCAGCCGAGAAGGCATGGTTAATCGTTAGCGAAAAGTTCTATGAGATAACTGTGGTGGGCGCGATGATTTTTGTCGTCCAGGGAAGTCTAGAAGAAGCCTACGCAAGTGCAAGATTTTTACCTCGAAAGAAGGAAGTGGTGGTGGCGCTGGTGATAATGGAGGACACGGCGGCTGACATCTTCCGGTACTCCGTCGCCGCAGCCTTTCTCACCGCCATTCTGCAGGTATTCCAGTGCTTGGTGACCTTGGCGGTTTACTGTGGTGGCGGACGCCCAACGGTAAGCAAGGCCTTAATAATGGTGTAATGCAAGCTTCACGAGCAATTTCGCATCGTTTATATATATACCAAACAGTCTGCTCCCATTTGCAGGATCGGCGGCCCCTCGGCAACGATGTCAGCGGCGTGCCCGCGGCGACGCACGCGCAGCCGCTCCTTGAAGCAGAGGCAGCAAGGGCGGGCTCTGCTTCTGGCGGGAGCGACGCCAGCTCCAGTGCTGGAGGCCCGTCTCGCAGCCCAAACACGAGGACGGCACGGCCCAGGAGAAAGACCAGGCCTAACCCGAAATACGATCCGCGTGTGTGGCAGTTGTTGTGACGGTTGTGGCGCTTCCCCCATTGTTGTGCTGAACCCTCTACTGCCACGCTAACAAGCGATCACCAGCTGCTGCAGTGTATCGACTAGACAAAGAACAAATGCTGTTCTGAAACTTGTTATTTCGCAGCGCATGACGCCTTCAGCAACACCACTTCAAAGTTGTTCAAATTTCGGTAAGGCAACACCACTTCATCAACTTATTTTTTTGTTATAAATTTTCACCAACCCCAGTGCCGTGGCACGCCGTCGCGGAGGACTCACTATATCGTAAGCCCAGCTCTCACTACTCGAGACAGTGTTCTAGCACTAGCGGAGCTGAGAGCAactccagccgcgtccccaacaggccctcccaggtgtttttgccgcgccggcgccaaaaatcggcccagtcgcgtatCCAGGAGCCCTTTTTCGCTggtttgggccgaaactggcgccggcggacccaggccgaacccggcgcgctgggggcgccggggcgagcggttttggcgcgaaaTAGCCGCGGGCCAGCCGCGCCAGCGAGACGACGCCTCGTCTTTCCCCAGagcgcctcggtttcccgcggagaatcaatggcaaggctacCGCCGGTCAAcattgccattgattcctcacgggcggcgcggcgacgcctcccctcccccacgcgtacacacggcgcgGGCTATAAAACCCGCCGCTCCCCCTCGCCGCTGGCCAGACCAGCCCGAGTCCAAACCAACCGCCGCCGAGCTCTGCTCTCTCCCGTCTCCGCCGCGCCGAGCTCTGCTATCTCCCCcgccctccccttcccttccctctccAGCGATGGCCGAACGCTTCCTCGGCGACGCCGCGGCgtccaacggcttcggccgccgctcgctccagGAGGGCAAGGTGtggctcctgttcgaggccaacatcccggcgccgccggacatgcgcgccgggccgacggggtggaggctcagcaacggcGGCGTCCCCATCCCCCCGGTGCCTCATGTCGACGTGCGCCCCAGCAtcttcgccgccgaggtcgaccgcgtgcggtcgttgtcggtgtcaaaaccggcggatctcgggtagggggtcccaaaccatgcgtctaaggtcgatggtaacaggagacaggggacacaatgtttacccaggttcaggccctctttatggaggtaataccctacttcctacttgattaatcttgatgaatatgagtattacaagagttgatctaccacgagatcgtaatgtctaaaccctaaaagtctagcctgtatgactatggtcatgagtctcccctccggactaagtcctccggtttatataaacaccgggaggatctagggttacacaaggtcggttacagagaaggacacgggtagagtcttcggcctttgtatcttcacggcccatcagtccggcccatggctaacaggccggacgcccgaggaccccttagtccaggactccctcagtagcccctgaacctggcttcaatgacgaggagtccgacgcgcagttttgtcttcagcattgcaaggcgggttccccttttcgaATAATCCACAAGGGTCTTCGGACGTAACgaacatgtccggctctgcaacatGAGTTTCGTATATTTCCACA
This window of the Triticum aestivum cultivar Chinese Spring chromosome 5D, IWGSC CS RefSeq v2.1, whole genome shotgun sequence genome carries:
- the LOC123125131 gene encoding uncharacterized protein, with protein sequence MENLKPNAFVEALKVVGKAFVVWSSNWRRLLPVIVGVFLLDLALTVVWVNLASLHLNLDSMGLFFEMADNSTTMAAGAVVVTRVDEGTEASSSRQLIEIVGEIFFGLSTAVALLSFSCTCNCDLSDNRTTTLEGQHPSLSSWRQWKSLGIQLLTGLGITIIISVLLEALELDDDLSLYLTNFFNVVYMLAAVVASKEGLYGFSAAEKAWLIVSEKFYEITVVGAMIFVVQGSLEEAYASARFLPRKKEVVVALVIMEDTAADIFRYSVAAAFLTAILQVFQCLVTLAVYCGGGRPTDRRPLGNDVSGVPAATHAQPLLEAEAARAGSASGGSDASSSAGGPSRSPNTRTARPRRKTRPNPKYDPRVWQLL